A segment of the Nostoc sp. TCL26-01 genome:
GATACTTATCGCCTGGTTAAAAAGCGGACTAAAGAGTTGCGGCGTTCCTTGCGGCGAGAATCTTTATTTAACGCAGTCACAACGGCAATTCGAGAGTCCTTAGATTATGAGAGTATGCTGCAAAAAATAGCAGCCACAATAGGTCAAACCTTTGAAGCAACTTGTTGTCTCCTCAGACCAGTAGAAGGTAATCATCTGACACTAGCTCAGTTTTTTTACCAAAATCCGACCTACGATTTATCCGAGAGTGCTTTTGAACCAGAAATTTTCATGAAAAAAGTACTGGAAACGGGTCAATATCAACTGGATCAAGATACCTATAATGGCAGCCCTTGTCACTATTTATCCGTACCACTTTCTTATCAACAGCATTTATTAGCTGTACTAAGTTTATACCAATGGGGACGTGAGCAGCCTTGGCAAGCAGAGGACATTCAATTGATTACAGGTGTGGCAGAACAAGCCGCACTAGCGCTTTCTCAAGCAAAACTGTATCAACGCCTCCAAGAAAAACAACAGCAAATCAGCGCTGAATTAGAAGTTGCGCGACAAATTCAGCATAATTTACTCAGGCAAAACCTCCCCGATATTAAAGGCGCAAAGATACAAGCTTGTTGCTACCCTGCGCGAGAAGTGGGAGGCGATTTTTTTGAAGTCTTTGTTCATCCCACCAAAGGCGATTTGTGGTTAGCTGTCGGTGACGTTTCTGGGAAAGGTGTACCGGCTGCTTTATTTATGGCTAGTGCTATTTCTGTGTTGCGTCGAGAATTATCTCAAGAAGTGCCAGCCGAACCCAATATAGTCATCCAAAATCTTAATCATGCTCTCTGTGATGACTTAATTGGCAACAATTGCTTCATTACCTTTGTCTTAGCTTGTTATACCCCTACTACCAGGGAACTAGTCTATGCCAATGCTGGACATATCTACCCATTAGTTTGGTCACGTCAAGTGAATACAACAGAATCACCAGAATCACCTAACTATCTTAAAGTCCGGGGTATACCCGTGGGAATTTTACCAAAGTGGCAAGCTCCATCGGGTCGTTTAGTTCTCGCACCCGGAGATACGTTACTCCTAACCAGTGATGGGATTACAGAAGCAATAGTATCCAATAATCTATTAAACACAGTAAAAACCGTGGGTGGCGATGAGCCAGTTAGCCATTCTATGCTGAATCAAGAAGGTCTGTGGCAACTTTTACAACAAGAACCCCAACCACTCTCTCTTAAGCATTTGCTAGCTCGCATCCAAGCAGATAACTATGTGCAAGAAGATGATCAAACTATACTTTCACTGGAGATTTTATAAGTTATGAAAAGTGAACTTCATGTACCAAGTGATTTGAATTATTTAAATATCGTTGAACATTGGTTATTAGGGTGCTTAAAAATAAAGTTAGGAGAATCTGTAGACTGGTCACGACAATCTAGTCGTTTACGTCTGGCTTTGGTAGAGGCTTATTCTAATGTTGTGCGTCATGCTCATAAAGAGCAACCAAATTTACCGATTTTGTTGCGTTTAGAACTCAAAGAACGGGATATTTCCTTAGAGATTTGGGATTACGGCATAGGTTTTGATATGTCCACATACTTTCCACCTACTCCAGGAGATAAGCAAGAAGGTGGCTATGGTTGGCTAATTATGAATCGTTTAATGGATAAGGTGGAATATCAGTTGCAAGTAAACGGTGCTAATTGTCTCAAGTTAGAAGCGACACTTCCAGAATTGGTCAAGTAAAGAGGCTAGTGAGTGGTGAGTGCTGAGTAGTGAGTGCTGAGTGGAAGTCGGAAGTCGGAAGTCGGAGGGTGCTGACTAATGACTATTGACTATTGACTAATGACTATTGACTATTGACTAATAATTAATCTTTCAGCTTCATAATGAAAAGTATGTATCCGCTAAATTTAAAATGCGTACGATCGCAGAAATTAACGAGAAAATTAACCATCATAGGGCGGTTGTATTAACAGTTGAGGAATTAAAAGCACGAGTTGTCGAAGTTGGTGTGAGCAAAGCTGCCAAAGAGGTGGATGTCGTCACTACTGGCACTTTCGAGCCGATGGAGTCAACTGGTGCAATTATTAATTTGGGACATACCGACCCACCAATTAAAATTCGTCGTTGTTGGTTGGATGGTGTACCCGCATACAGTGGGTTTGGGGCTGTGGATTTGTATCTAGGCGCTAGCTGTCCTGTCGATGTGATGGATGGTGAAGAAGTGCGGGAACGTGGTGGGGGTCATGTAATTGAAGATTTAATTGCTGGTAAACCCATACACGTGAGAGCGCAAGGACAAGTAACTGATTGTTATCCGAGATCAACTTTTGAAACTACTATTACTCGTGAAACAATCAATCAGTTTTATTTATTCAATCCCCGTAATCTTTATCAAAATTTTATCGTGGGTGTGAATGGAGGCGATCGCCCACTGTTTACTTATCTCGGCCCACTTCAACCCCGATTGGGAAATGCTGTTTATTCCAATCCTGGAGCCATTTCTCCCCTGTTCAATGACCCAGAGTTACAACTGGTTGGCATTGGTACAAAAATTTTTTTGGGTGGTGGGGTTGGTTATGTGGCTTGGGAAGGAACTCAACATTTTCCTTTACAAAAGCGTTTAGCTAATCAAACACCAATTGGCCCGGCTGCTACCCTGGCTTTAATTGGTGATGCCAAAGGAATGGATGCTCGTTGGGTGAGGGGCTGTTATTTTAAAAGCTACGGCCCTTCATTGATGTTGGGTGTAGGTGTACCACTGCCAGTCCTAAATGAAGAGGTTATAGAACACTGTGCAGTCCAAGACAAAGATTTAGTCGCACCGATAGTAGATTTTTCCATTCCCCGGCGTGTTCGTCCTACATTTGGCTTGGTGAGTTACGCCCAACTCAAATCTGGGCGTATCACCATCGAGGGTAAAACTGTACGAGCTGCTCCTTTGGCTAGTTTATTTCTATCTCGGCAAGTTGCCTTAGAACTAAAACAGTGGATTGAAGCAGGTAGTTTTACCCTTACAGAACCAGTTGCGCCTATACCCAAAGAGCGCTCTTTTTTACCCCAAGATCGTTGGGTGGATTTTTAGGGGGTAGGCGAGCAGAGGAGCAGAGGAGAATAATTAATTACTACTCAGCACTCAGCTCTCAGCGCTCCCTATTCCGTTGGCTTAGGTCGCTTAATTGGTTTCGGTGCGGGTGTTTTTGGTAGGGGTTTTGCTACCGCCGAGGGTTCGCCACCGACTTTTTTAACAGGACGGGGGGTTTCACCGCCACGTCTGGGGGGGAATGGTTTTCTGGAACCTGAACCACCACGGGGGCCACCTTTGAATGGTGGTCTGCGTTTTTTGGGTAGGTCAGCGATCGCTTCTGCCGTTTCTACTACCAATACATCAGCTTCTCGCTTGGCTTGGAAGTCCCAAAATTTACCTACGGCTTTGGTGGTCAGCACACCGCGCAGTTTTAGTTTAAAATATTTGGCCTTATCTGTGGGTTTCCGTGGCGCTTGCTTAATTTTGATCACTAAGCTTTTAGTGTCAAAAGACTGGTAAACGACTTCACCACGCACGGAAAAACCACCATCGGAAATATGATACGAAGGTACTGGAGGATTTGCAGCTGCTGCTGACTCATCATTTACACCTTCATCAGTAGTCTGTAAATCTGGTGACTCCGAATCTGGTTGATCGTCTTCTTTGGATGGTTTAGATAGGTTTTCTGGCTCCCACACACCTACAATTTGGATGTGTAGGCTGTCGTTTTCTTGTCTTGTACGGGGATAAACTACCCACAAATGGTCTTTTTCCAGGTCTAGGTGATTCTTAACTAAACTCATAATCCGACCCAGGAGGACGGCATTGAGTTCTGCACCATCTGTGGTCAGTAAGATACCTTGGGTAAATTGTTCATCGCTAGCTTTGTAGCGACCTCTAACTAGACCAATGGCTCGGTATTGCATTGGCTCGCTAGGAGGTGGAATTGGTTGCTGGCGATCGGCTAGGTTTTCATCTGTGGTAATCTCGCTAGAGTTGTCTGGCACGTTCTCAACCTTAGTGGACTCGGTAGCTGCTATGTGAACACTAGTAGCCACTTCTGTCTTGGTTTGAGGTTGTTCTGAGGCAAAAGAGTTGGAGGATTCAGGCGAAGGCATCAGGTCGGAATTCATAAAAACTCCTTGGAGCGGAGACACATCCCAATTATGGGACTTGACTAAGGCAGCTAAAAAGCGTTTGTGTGATTGATGAAAGTATATTTGCTTTTCACAAAATCACACGAGAACGCTCTATACAATTTTAGAGACGCTGAACTTGTAATTCTACTCTAAATGTGTAATGTAGCGCCTTTAAACTAGTTTCGGAAGCATATCATAGCTTCTATTTTCGTGGCTCTTCCTAAAGTCATCACTTACTTTAGCAGTGCAACTAGCAGGTTTGTTATAAAATTCACAGGTATTTGGCAGTATTCCGCAAAGTTTTGCAAATTTTTAACAGATGGATTGGGGATTGAGGATTAGGGATTGGGGATTGGGCAGAAGACAATACCTGTTCTTCCTCATGTACCCAGTACCCAGTACCCAGTACCCAATTCCCAATCTCCGCTTATCTGTGCCAATAATAATGTGATTAGAGTTTTGGAGGGCATCAAAATCGTGTCTCAACCGCGTAATCGCTGGATAGTCCAAATTATTTTGGCACTGGCAGTTCTGGTTTTTGTAGGTGTTTCTATAGTTCCTATTATTGGGGCGCTGAATAACAGTTCATCACCCAATCAGAATAATGCTGGTACTCCAAGTAATGTACCTGCTTCCGATCAAAAATCTAAGTTGGAAGATGAGGTGCGTGGTTATGAGCTGGTTTTACAACGGGAACCAGAAAATCAAACGGCATTAAAGGGTTTATTACAAGCGCGGTTACAACTTTTAGCGTTGAAGCAAGGTAATATTCAAGGGGTAATTGAACCTTTGGAAAAGCTAGCCAAGCTAAATCCTGATAAGTCAGAGTATGGTGTGCTGTTAGCTCAAGCCAAACAGCAAATTGGCGATAAAGAAGGTGCGGCTCAAGCTTACAGAGCAATTTTAGATACCAAACCTGGTGATTTAAAAGCTTTACAAGGGATGGTGGTTTTGTTGTTAGATCAGCAACGCCCTGAAGCAGCTGTCGGTTTATTGCAAGATACCCTTAAGAATGCTGCCCAAGCCAACAAAATTCAACCGGGAAGTGTGGATGTAGTTGCTGTAGAGATGTTACTGGGTAACGTTCATGCTGCCCAAAAACGCTATCCTCAAGCGCTGGCTGCATTTGATGAAGCAATTAAGAAAGATGCTCAGGATTTTCGCCCAGTTTTGGCAAAAGCAATGTTGTTAAAGCAACAAGGTAAAATCACAGAAGCTAAACCTTTGTTTGATAGTGCTTTGGCTTTAGCTCCTACTCAATACAAAGACCAAATTAACAAAGCTGCTGCTGCTGTGCCTACTACTCCCACCCCACCCGTTGCTGTGCCTACAACACCTACACCTGAAAGTAGTCCTAAGCAGTGAGAGAGTGAGAGAGTGCTGTTCGCCCTTGGCGTTTCCGAAGGGTGTGCTGTTAGCGGAAGCGGGGCGTTTAGCCCGTGCTGAGTGCTGAGTAGGGAGTGAGGGAGTGGGGGAGACAAATCAATTCAAAATTCAAAATTCAAAATGGAAGAAGGGGACAAGGGGACAAGGGGACAGTGAGATAAGAATAATGACTAATGACTATTGACCATTGACCATTGACCATTGACTAATGACTATTGACCAATGACTAATGACCAATGACTAATGACTAACCAAATTGACAACGGCAGCAACTAGTTCTTCAGCGTTGAAGGGCTTGGATAGATGTAGGTGAAAGCCGGCATTGAGGGCTTGCTCTCGATCGTATTGTCTGGCAAAGGCGGTTAAGGCGATCGCTGGAATTTTTCCTCCTTGTTCTTGTGTCCAAGTTCGCACTTCTTGGATGAACATATAACCATCCATATCTGGCATACTGATATCACTAACTAAAACATCTGGTTTAGTCTGTGGCAGCATTTGTAATGCTTCCCTTGCTGAAGCTGCCATGCTTACCTCGGCCCCCTCTTGTTCTAATACAAAAGACACAAAATCTCTAGAATCAGCATCATCATCAACAACCAAAGCTTTGATCCCAATTAAAGGTAAAGCTTTGCTGGTGAATAACGAAGATTGATTTGGTTCATCTGTAACACGCTCA
Coding sequences within it:
- a CDS encoding anti-sigma regulatory factor, yielding MKSELHVPSDLNYLNIVEHWLLGCLKIKLGESVDWSRQSSRLRLALVEAYSNVVRHAHKEQPNLPILLRLELKERDISLEIWDYGIGFDMSTYFPPTPGDKQEGGYGWLIMNRLMDKVEYQLQVNGANCLKLEATLPELVK
- a CDS encoding homocysteine biosynthesis protein, with the translated sequence MRTIAEINEKINHHRAVVLTVEELKARVVEVGVSKAAKEVDVVTTGTFEPMESTGAIINLGHTDPPIKIRRCWLDGVPAYSGFGAVDLYLGASCPVDVMDGEEVRERGGGHVIEDLIAGKPIHVRAQGQVTDCYPRSTFETTITRETINQFYLFNPRNLYQNFIVGVNGGDRPLFTYLGPLQPRLGNAVYSNPGAISPLFNDPELQLVGIGTKIFLGGGVGYVAWEGTQHFPLQKRLANQTPIGPAATLALIGDAKGMDARWVRGCYFKSYGPSLMLGVGVPLPVLNEEVIEHCAVQDKDLVAPIVDFSIPRRVRPTFGLVSYAQLKSGRITIEGKTVRAAPLASLFLSRQVALELKQWIEAGSFTLTEPVAPIPKERSFLPQDRWVDF
- a CDS encoding SpoIIE family protein phosphatase; translated protein: MTETEVEKLKLMVVDDEPDNLDLLYRTFRRDFQVYKANHARVALEILEQKGEMAVIISDQRMPEMNGTEFLSLTVERFPDTIRILLTGFTDVEDLVDAINSGQVFKYITKPWNPERLKNLVDQATDTYRLVKKRTKELRRSLRRESLFNAVTTAIRESLDYESMLQKIAATIGQTFEATCCLLRPVEGNHLTLAQFFYQNPTYDLSESAFEPEIFMKKVLETGQYQLDQDTYNGSPCHYLSVPLSYQQHLLAVLSLYQWGREQPWQAEDIQLITGVAEQAALALSQAKLYQRLQEKQQQISAELEVARQIQHNLLRQNLPDIKGAKIQACCYPAREVGGDFFEVFVHPTKGDLWLAVGDVSGKGVPAALFMASAISVLRRELSQEVPAEPNIVIQNLNHALCDDLIGNNCFITFVLACYTPTTRELVYANAGHIYPLVWSRQVNTTESPESPNYLKVRGIPVGILPKWQAPSGRLVLAPGDTLLLTSDGITEAIVSNNLLNTVKTVGGDEPVSHSMLNQEGLWQLLQQEPQPLSLKHLLARIQADNYVQEDDQTILSLEIL
- a CDS encoding tetratricopeptide repeat protein, which produces MSQPRNRWIVQIILALAVLVFVGVSIVPIIGALNNSSSPNQNNAGTPSNVPASDQKSKLEDEVRGYELVLQREPENQTALKGLLQARLQLLALKQGNIQGVIEPLEKLAKLNPDKSEYGVLLAQAKQQIGDKEGAAQAYRAILDTKPGDLKALQGMVVLLLDQQRPEAAVGLLQDTLKNAAQANKIQPGSVDVVAVEMLLGNVHAAQKRYPQALAAFDEAIKKDAQDFRPVLAKAMLLKQQGKITEAKPLFDSALALAPTQYKDQINKAAAAVPTTPTPPVAVPTTPTPESSPKQ